CGTTGGACCACACGTTGCGGATCACGTTGGCCACCACGTTGGCGGTCAAAGTGGACCGATACGTCGCCCCCGGGGACAACGAGGTCAGCGCCGGGAACGCGACATAGTCCTTGAACACCTGGCGGCCCGCTTTGGCTGAGAATTCACGCAACCGGGTTTTAGCGGCCTCGCGGTCGGCCCGACCCTTGAAGATCTTGCCGATCTCCAAGTGCTGCAGCGCAACTCCCCACTCGAAGCCGATCGCAAGGATGGTGTTCCACACCACGTTGAAGATGTTGTAGCGCTTCCAGCGCTGGTCACGGGTGACGCGCAGCATGCCGTATCCGACGTCGTCATCCATACCGAGGATGTTGGTGTATTTGTGGTGCACGAAGTTGTGGGTGTAGCGCCAGTGCTTGGACGATCCGCTCATGTCCCACTCCCACGTCGAGGAGTGAATCTCCGGGTCGTTCATCCAGTCCCACTGGCCGTGCATGACGTTGTGGCCGATCTCCATGTTTTCGATGATCTTGGCCACGCCAAGGGTCAGGGCACCTGTCCACCAGGCGAGGCGTCGTGAGCTGCCAGCCAGCAGTAGCCGACCGGACACCTCGAGCGCCCGCTGTGCGGCGATGGTGCGGCGGATGTAGCGGGCATCGCGTTCGCCGCGCGATTCTTCAACGTCTCGGCGGATGGCATCTAGCTCGGCGGCCAGGTTTTCAATGTCGGCGTCCGTCAGATGCGCGAATACGTCGACGTCAGTGATCGCCATCGTCTTCTCCCTGCGTCATACGGCCGATGACCTACGCTATCGTAACTTACGATTCCGTAGGTTACCTATGAGTAACACTAGATGTCCAGCACGCAATCACCCGAGGCGGCCGACACGCAGGTCTGGACCCGGGTTCCGGGCTCATGCCGCTGGCCCGTGCGCAGATCCCGAACATGGCCTTCCACCAGGTCGACCACACACGACTGGCAGATGCCCATCCGGCAGCCGAAGGGTAGCTGCACGCCGGCGCCCTCACCGGCGTCCATCAACGACGTGGCAGCATCGGCGGCTACGCTCTTGCCACTTCGGGCGAACGTGACGGTCCCGCCCGCTCCAGCGGGCGCCGTTTTGGACACTGCGAACCGCTCCAGGTGCAGTCGGTCGCTGGCACCCGCCGATGACCAGACCTTGTCGGCCTGGTTGAGCACGCCCTCCGGCCCGCACGCCCAGGTCTGGCGTTCACGCCAGTCCGGCACCTGCTGACCGATCCGGGTCAGGTCCAGCCGGCCCTGGGCGCGCGTCTCGCGCACCGACAACCGATAACCGGGATGGTCGGCCGCCAGGGCAGCCAGCTCGGCACCGAACATCACGTCAGCTGCGGTGGGCGCCGAATGCAGGTGCACTACGTCGGTGATTTGGTTGCGGCGCACCAACGTTCGAAGCATCGACATTACCGGCGTAATCCCCGACCCGGCAGTCAAAAACAGAATCAACGGGGGCGCCGGATCCGGTAATACGAAATTGCCCTGGGGCGCAGCCAGCCGCACAATGGTCCCTGGCTTTACCCCGGCCACCAAGTGGGTGGACAGGAAGCCCTCGGGCATCGCCTTCACCGTGACGGTCACCATGCGCGCGGACCCGGATGCCGCCGGACTCGACGTCAGCGAATACGACCGCCAGCGCCAGCGCCCGTCGACCAGCAGCCCGATCCCGATGTATTGGCCCGGCTGGTAGTCGAAACTGAAGCCCCAGCCCGGTTTGATGAACAGGGTCGCGGAGTCTTCCGTCTCTCGGCGGACCCCTAGGATGCGCCCCCGCAATTCCCGCGCGGACCACAGCGGATTTGCCAGGTGAAGGTAGTCGTCGGGCAACAATGGCGTCGTGATGCGCGCGGCAATCTTGCGCAGCGCATGCCAGCCCGGATGCCGGTCGGCTCCGGCGACGGTGGGGCGCCTGGTGTCGATGATGCTGGCGTTAAGCGTCGTGTGTTTCTTGCTCATAGGAAGCTCCTGCTCGGCCTTAGCTTCCGCCCAACAAAGCTACGGTACCGTAACCTACGGTTCCGTATCTAGGCCCGGACGCGCAGACTGCGTCACACCCACGGCATCGTCAGAGCAGGTCCAGCAGAAATGGCAGCTCTTGGTTGGCGTACCAGGCGAGATCGTGGTCCTGGGCGTCACCGACCACCAGCTCAGCGTCCTCGTCGCCCAGGTCAGCGGCATCGATGACCGCAATCGCCGCCATCACGGCCGGCTCAGCGCCGGCATTGTCGACATATGCGGCGACAACCTGATCGATCGTGATTGGCCCCGCCAGCCTGACGACCGCGTCATCAAGATCGGGACGGTACGTGGCATCGTCGACCTCGGCGGCCAGCACCGCGCGTCTGGGCGGCAGGGCGTCTGCGGTGGCGCCGATGTCCGCCGCTAGCAGACGCAACGACGCCAACGCCGCTTCGCGCAGCGCCACCTCGGCAAGCTCCTCGTCGTCACCCTCGGCGTACGACTCACGCAACGTCGGCGTCACTGCAAAAGCAGTGCCGTTGACCGGCCACAACGCGCCATCGGCAACGAGTCGCTGCAACATGGCCAGGGTGGCCGGGATGTAGACCTGCGTCACCGGGCGATCAACGTGGCCACATAGTCGTCGACGTATGTCGACAACTCGCGGGGCGGACGCCTGTAGTTGCCACTCACAAGCGGCCGTGGCGGCAGCTTGACCTTTGGCTTTTCCACATCTGCGTAGTCAATCGTGGACAGCAAGTGGGCCATCATGTTCAGCCGCGCGTGCTTTTTGATATCAGACTCCACCACGTACCAGGGGCTGACGGGGGTGTCGGTATGCACCATCATCTCGTCCTTTGCGCGCGAATAGTCCTCCCACCGATACACCGATTCCAGGTCCATTGGGCTGAGCTTCCATTGCCGGACCGGGTCATTCCGTCGAGCCTTGAATCGGCGCAACTGTTCGGCGTCTGAGACTGAAAACCAGTATTTGCGAAGCAGAATCCCGTCATCGATCAGCATCTGCTCGAAAATCGGGGTCTGCCGCAAAAACAACACATACTCCTGCGGCGTACAGAAACCCATGACCTTCTCCACACCGGCGCGGTTGTACCAGGACCGATCGAAGAGCACTATCTCACCTTTGGCGGGAAGATGGGCAATATAACGCTGGTAGTACCACTGACCCCGCTCGCGATCCGTCGGCGCGGGCAATGCCGCGATACGAGCCACTCGCGGGTTGAGGTACTCGGTGATCCGTTTGATGGCGCCACCCTTACCAGCTCCGTCACGGCCTTCGAAGATGACCACCAGACGCGCACCCGAATGCCGGGCCCACTCTTGCAGCTTCACGAATTCTGTTTGCAGCCGAAACAATTCGGCTTGGTAGACGGCATCGGAGATCTTGCGCCGGCCCGGCGCAGCTGATCTGTGTCCCTTCGCTCTCGACGACGCGCCGTCGTTGGTCGCGGTGCTCACATCAACGGATGGTATATCCACACATCACCATCGACCCCTAACAACTACCGCGAAGCCTCCAGAAGCTCGTCCAGTGCTTGGCTCAACAGCCCCGGCAGCAGATCGACATCGCTCATCGCGTCGCGGTCGGCATTGATGCCGAAATACAACATCCCGTTATACGACGTCACGCTGATGGCCAGCGCCTGGTTGTGCAGTAGCGGCGGCACGGAGTAGGTCTCCAGCAGCTTGGTACCCGCAATGTACATCTGCGACTGGGTTCCGGGGGCATTGGTGATCAACAGATTGAACAACCGTGCCGAAAAGCTAGTGGCGACCCGCACCCCCATGGCGTGCAAAGTGGCCGGTGCTAACCCCGACAACGTGACGATAGTCCTGGCATCGACCAGGCTGGCGGCGGTCGGGTTGGATTCGGTGGCGTGCGCGATCTGCGACAACCGCACTACGGCATTGCCCTCCCCCACCGGGAGGTCAACCAAGAACGGTGTCACCTGGCTGATCGCCTGACCAGGGCCGGTTGAGTCGAGTTGGTCGTCGGCATAGA
Above is a window of Mycobacterium tuberculosis H37Rv DNA encoding:
- the desA3 gene encoding stearoyl-CoA 9-desaturase (delta(6)-desaturase); amino-acid sequence: MAITDVDVFAHLTDADIENLAAELDAIRRDVEESRGERDARYIRRTIAAQRALEVSGRLLLAGSSRRLAWWTGALTLGVAKIIENMEIGHNVMHGQWDWMNDPEIHSSTWEWDMSGSSKHWRYTHNFVHHKYTNILGMDDDVGYGMLRVTRDQRWKRYNIFNVVWNTILAIGFEWGVALQHLEIGKIFKGRADREAAKTRLREFSAKAGRQVFKDYVAFPALTSLSPGATYRSTLTANVVANVIRNVWSNAVIFCGHFPDGAEKFTKTDMIGEPKGQWYLRQMLGSANFNAGPALRFMSGNLCHQIEHHLYPDLPSNRLHEISVRVREVCDRYDLPYTTGSFLVQYGKTWRTLAKLSLPDKYLRDNADDAPETRSERMFAGLGPGFAGADPVTGRRRGLKTAIAAVRGRRRSKRMAKSVTEPDDLAA
- a CDS encoding stearoyl-CoA 9-desaturase electron transfer protein — translated: MSKKHTTLNASIIDTRRPTVAGADRHPGWHALRKIAARITTPLLPDDYLHLANPLWSARELRGRILGVRRETEDSATLFIKPGWGFSFDYQPGQYIGIGLLVDGRWRWRSYSLTSSPAASGSARMVTVTVKAMPEGFLSTHLVAGVKPGTIVRLAAPQGNFVLPDPAPPLILFLTAGSGITPVMSMLRTLVRRNQITDVVHLHSAPTAADVMFGAELAALAADHPGYRLSVRETRAQGRLDLTRIGQQVPDWRERQTWACGPEGVLNQADKVWSSAGASDRLHLERFAVSKTAPAGAGGTVTFARSGKSVAADAATSLMDAGEGAGVQLPFGCRMGICQSCVVDLVEGHVRDLRTGQRHEPGTRVQTCVSAASGDCVLDI
- the ppk2 gene encoding polyphosphate kinase (Ppk2 (polyphosphoric acid kinase)), with translation MDIPSVDVSTATNDGASSRAKGHRSAAPGRRKISDAVYQAELFRLQTEFVKLQEWARHSGARLVVIFEGRDGAGKGGAIKRITEYLNPRVARIAALPAPTDRERGQWYYQRYIAHLPAKGEIVLFDRSWYNRAGVEKVMGFCTPQEYVLFLRQTPIFEQMLIDDGILLRKYWFSVSDAEQLRRFKARRNDPVRQWKLSPMDLESVYRWEDYSRAKDEMMVHTDTPVSPWYVVESDIKKHARLNMMAHLLSTIDYADVEKPKVKLPPRPLVSGNYRRPPRELSTYVDDYVATLIAR